Within the Fundidesulfovibrio putealis DSM 16056 genome, the region TGGCCATCGAGGCGGGCCTGCCCAAGGATGCGGTGCTACGCGCGTTGTCGGGCTTCGGCGGAGTGGGGCGCAGGTTCGAGAAGAAGGGCGAGAGGGACGGCGTGCTGGTCATCGACGACTACGGCCACCATCCGGCGGAGATCAAGGCCACCCTGGCCACGGCCCGCTCCTGCTACCCGGACAGGCGTCTGGTGGTGCTGTTCCAGCCGCACCGCTTCACCCGCACCCAGGCCCTCTTCGGCGACTTCTGCAAGACTTTCGAGGAGGCCGACGAGCTGGTGCTCACCGAAATCTACCCGGCCTCGGAAAAGCCCATCCCCGGCGTGTCCGGCCAGAGTCTGGCCCAGGGCATCCGGCAGGTGTCCAAGACCAAGGTGACGTATGTCCCTGATTTCGAAGCCGCCCTGCAGACGCTGAACGTGATGCTTCGCCCCGGCGACCTGCTGGTGACTCTGGGCGCGGGCAGCGTCTGGACCGTGGGCGTGAAATATCTGGAGGGGGGCCATGGCGCTTAAGGTCCTGCCCGGTCCCCGGTTCTCCGAGCGCACCACGCTGCGCCTCGGGGGACGCGCCCAGGCCGAGGTTCATCTGGAACATCCGGATGACGCCGAGGGCCTGGCCCAGGAGCTTGCCCGCCATGCGGCCCGGCCTTTCGTGCTGGGCTGGGGCAGCAACCTTCTGGCCGTGGACGCTGAGCTGGACATCGCCGTGGTGAGCCTTCAGGCCGAAGGCGCGCCGCAGGAAACGGAGCGCGGCGACGTGTGCGTCGTGTGCGTTCCCGGCGGACTGATGCTGCCCAAGGTGGTCAACTGGGCCGCCCGGCAGGGCCTCTCGGGCCTGGAAGGATTGGCCGGAATCCCCGGCACCGTGGGCGGCGCGGTGGCCATGAACGCGGGAAGCTACGGACGCGAGACCGCCGAGCTTCTTATGCGCGTGCGTATCTGGGACGCCGTCTCCGGAGTGCGCTGGATTTCTCCCGGCGAGTGGACCGCCGGGTACCGGACGTTCACCCCGTCTGGCATCGCGGCTCCCTGGCTGGTGCTGGAAGCGGAACTGGCCCTGACCCCGGCAACGCCAGAGGCCGTGCGCGCCGCTGTGGACGAGGTGCTTGCGAAAAAGAAGGCCACCCAGCCCGTGAGCGCTGCAACATGCGGCTGCGTGTTCAAGAACCCGGCGGGCCGGAGCGCGGGGCTCATGCTCGACAAGCTGGGCTTCAAGGGCAAGTCCCTAGGCGGCATGAGCTTTTCGGCCATGCACGCGAATTTTCTGGTGAACGAGGGACGCGGCACGGCAACCGCCGCCCTGGAGCTGATTTCCAAGGCTCGCGAAGCCGTGCTGGGCGAGTTCGGCGTGGAACTTGAGCTGG harbors:
- the murB gene encoding UDP-N-acetylmuramate dehydrogenase — translated: MALKVLPGPRFSERTTLRLGGRAQAEVHLEHPDDAEGLAQELARHAARPFVLGWGSNLLAVDAELDIAVVSLQAEGAPQETERGDVCVVCVPGGLMLPKVVNWAARQGLSGLEGLAGIPGTVGGAVAMNAGSYGRETAELLMRVRIWDAVSGVRWISPGEWTAGYRTFTPSGIAAPWLVLEAELALTPATPEAVRAAVDEVLAKKKATQPVSAATCGCVFKNPAGRSAGLMLDKLGFKGKSLGGMSFSAMHANFLVNEGRGTATAALELISKAREAVLGEFGVELELEVKVIQ